The nucleotide sequence ATTACAGAAGCTGGAGATGGTATGAAAAGTAGAGAAGAACAATTTAGATCCAAAACCAGTTACGCTCTTACCAAGGCTAAAGAATATTAGAATCCCACCAATAAATTCTATGGTAAACGTGATGAGCAATATCTTTTTCATAGCAGAGAATACTTCTCCTATCTTTTCTGAATTTGTCATATCACGCATCATAAGTTGCGTCTCATAACTACTTTGTCCTCTAAAGAAATAACTAAAATAAGTTGCAAAGGTCATGATACCGATACCTCCCAATTGTATCAACACTAGAATAATGGTTTGTCCGAATTGAGTGAAATAGCTTCCGGTATCTACAACTATCAATCCTGTAACGCATACTGCACTTGTAGATGTAAAAAGAGCATCTATAAGAGATATTCCAGAATGAGTGGCATTAGGTAGTAACAGGAGGAAAGTACCAATTAAGATAATTCCAAGGAAACTAGTAATAAACAGTTGTGCCGGATTAAAATACTGTGTTTTAAAATCTAATCTCAATGAAGAAAATTCTCTAATAAAATAGAGAAAGACTGCCAAGTATAGCCATCCTTTTTTATTGAAGAATCCAAGGTCTGCTACCAGTAGATCTGTCCTTATGATTATTAGGAATACAAACAATGTAAGTATAATAATATCTATTACTTTTACCTTGAAGCCGGGGTGCTTGCCAGAGAAGATATATCTTAAACCAATAGATATGCAGCCAACAAAAAGTGCTGAAAGATACATTGTAATTAAACGCTGTGCTGTAGTATCACTTTTTTGAAACCCCAAGTCGTAAAATACAAGAATTACGGAGATAAGACTCAACCAGAACGATATGCGCTGAATGATATGCGTAAATCTAGGCGACCATTGAAAAGACTGGATATTCTCTATCATTTTCATCTTAACCGATTTCCTTTGAAAGTATTTGATCTTCTAGAACTAAAGAATGATCAAAATTGTTTGTGTGATTTGCTACTAACCTAAGAGTAGTAGATATAAATAGCTGATAAAAAGAATTTAATAGAGTATTTAAAGAATCAGAAATATTCAATGCATGAATCATTTAGAATTACATGCAAAATTAAGTAAACTAAAAGAAGTAATTAGTTAAGATTTGAATTTATTACTGTTTCCTCCTCAATAAGATGTTGTTTGCAATAATATAAGGGATATAGCAATGTTATATATTTATTATTAGAATAAAAAAACCGCCTAGATTGCTCTAGACGGTTATAAAATATTATTGAAGTGGTTTAAATATCTTCAAAACTAATATCTGTAAATTTATCTGGAGAAGTGCTAGAATGAGATTCTACTTCTTCTTCCTGATATTCTTTTTTGAAATCTTTTTGGTGCTTATCGCTAATTACTTCTTCACCTTTTTCTTCCACTATGTAATCTGTCATTTCATTAAGGATCTCTGTGAATCCTTCAAAATCTTCTTTATACAAGTAAATTTTATGTTTTTTGTAATGAAAAGATCCATCAGCATTCGTGAATTTCTTACTTTCTGTAATAGTAAGGTAATAATCATCTGCCTTGGTAGCTCTCACATCAAAAAAATAAGTGCGTCTTCCTGCTCGTAATACTTTAGAGAAAATCTCATCTTTCTCCATCATTCCATTTTCACTCATAAAATAAATCTTTATAGTTTTTTTAAAGTACGCCCAAAAATCTAAAAATTTTTAACATTTCGCAACAAATTTTCACATTTCTTTTTCACTTAGCTGTTTTGCGTAGAGCTCTTTGTAATAACCATCAATCTCTATTAACTTTTGATGAGAACCTTGCTGAACGATTTCTCCATCTTCAAGAATTATAATATTGTCTGCATTTTTAGCAGAAGATATTCTATGACTAACAATTATAGTGGTCTTATCTTTAGATATTTTGAAAAGATTATTTAAAATTTCCTCTTCAGTTTCTGTATCTACAGCAGATAAACAATCATCAAAAAGAAGAATTTGAGGATCATGTATAATTGCCCGTGCAATTGAAACTCGTTGCTTCTGTCCTCCAGAAAGTGTAATTCCACGTTCGCCGAGTACAGTGTCATAACCATGTGTAAAGCCTTTAATGTTTTTATGCACTGCTGCATTTTTTGCAGCTTCAATTACTTCTTCATCTGTAGCAGTGGTTTTTCCAAACCTTATGTTATTCTTAATAGAATCACTAAATAAAAATGCGTCTTGGGGCACGTAACCAATAGAATTTCTTAAACTATATAAGTTTAGATCTCTAATGTTCTTTTTATCAATAGCTATTTCTCCTGTTTGAACATCATAAAGTCTTCCTATTAATTCTAAGATAGTAGATTTCCCGGAACCTGTTTTACCTATAATTGCTAAAGTCTCACCTCTATTAACGCTAAAAGAAACATTTTTAAGAGCCGTAATATTTGTATCTTCATAAGTGAAGCTCACATCTTTAAACTGAATATCACCATTGATCTTAGAAACTGTTGGTTCTAAATTCTTTATTTGAGGTTCTTCCTTTAAAAATTCATTGATACGTTTTTGAGAAGCTTCTGCTTGTTGAACTATAGAGGTAACCCAACCTACAGTGGCAACAGGCCAGGTAAGCATATTCACATATAGCAGAAATTCTACTATCACTCCAATATTTTCAATTTCTCCATTAATTACTTGCCTTCCTCCAATAAAAATAACCAAGGTGTTACTAAGACCTATTAGCAGTACCATCATAGGGAAGAAAAAGGCTTGAACCTTTACCAGATCCAGATTCTTTTCTTTACTCCCGTTAGATAATTCAATAAAATTAGAATTTGTTTGCTGTTCTAAGCCGTAAGATTTTATTACAGAAATTCCGCTAAAGCTTTCTTGTGTAAATGTGTTTAATTTTGAAAGGTATTGTTGTACGATGGTACTTCTCTTATGAATGGCAACGCTTAATTTATAGATAGCGAAAGAAAGAATAGGTAAAGGAGCTACCGTATATAAAGTAAGAAGGGGTGCTGTTTTTACCATATACCAGATCACAATAATAAAAAGCGTTAGAGTGGTAACACTATACATAATTGCCGGTCCCAGATACATTCTTACTTTGGAGACATCATCACTTATTCTATTCATTAGATCTCCCGTACGATTCTGTTTGTAGAAATTTAATGAGAGTCTTTGGTATTGATTGTAGACTTCATTTTTAAGATCGAATTCCATGTGTCTGGAGATAACGATAAAGATCTGTCTCATTAAAAATGTAAAAAACGCAGAAACAAGGGTGGCGCCAATTATTAAAGTGATATTATAAAAAAGTTCACTTCTTAATATGGCTGCATCGGTAATTTCTCCATTTACATATTTTTCTATAGTGCTGGTGGAATTACCAATAAATTGAACCGGATACAGTGCAAATATTCTGGCAACAACGGTTATAAGTAGGCCTAAAATTAATTTCCACTTGTATTTAAGGAAATATTTATTGAGGTGCTGTAATTCTTTCATTTAAAAAACTTAATTCAATTCTTGTGAGATTCGCAATTTATGTCGGCATTTTTTCCCATAACTTAAAATATTAATTATTTTTGTAGTCTGATTTTCAGAAAAACAAAAAAATTTAAATCTTAAATTTTCAATTTATGCAGGTTGACGTTTTAAACGCAAGTGAACTTAAAAAAGCTGCACCGGTATTCGGACAGCTATCCTTTGACAACCACGAGCAAGTGGTTTTTTGCAACGACAAAGATACAGGTTTAAAGGCAATAATTGGTATTCATAATACGGTTTTAGGTCCTGCTCTTGGAGGTACTAGAATGTGGAATTATAGCACTGAGTGGGAAGCGTTGAACGATGTTCTTAGACTTTCTAGAGGTATGACGTTTAAAAGCGCTATAACCGGATTGAATCTTGGTGGTGGAAAAGCAGTTCTTATAGGCGATGCTAAAACACAAAAGACACCAGAACTTATGCGAAAATTTGGAGAATTTGTACATTCTCTAAGTGGTAAATATATAACTGCAGAAGATGTAGGAATGGATACAGAAGATATGGATACAGTAAGAGAGGTTACTCCTTACGTAACTGGTATCTCAGAATCTAAAGGGGGTGCAGGTAATCCATCTCCAATTACTGCATATGGTGTGTATATGGGAATGAAAGCTGCTGCTGGATTTAAATATGGAAGTGATAAATTAGAAGGGAAAAAGATATTAGTGCAAGGTATTGGGCACGTTGGAGAAACTTTGGTAGACTATCTTGTAAAAGAAGGTGCGCAGGTTTTTATTAGCGATATCAACCAGGCTAGATTGCAAGAAGTAAGTGCACAGTACGGAGCCAGTATTTTTGTGGATGATGTATATAGTGCAGATGTAGATATTTACGCTCCTTGTGCTTTAGGGGCTACAATTAATGATGATACTATTAATAGAATTAAAGCAACTGTAATTGCAGGAGCTGCTAACAATCAATTAGCAGATGAACTTCGTCATGGTAAGATACTTCAGGATAAAGGCATCGTATATGCTCCAGATTTCTTGATCAATGCAGGTGGAATTATAAATGTTTATGCTGAATTAGAAGGATACGATAAAAAAGAGATCATTCGTAAAACTGAAAATATCTATAATACAACCATGGAGATCTTAAAGACAGCGTCTTCAAAAGATATTACCACACATTTGGCTGCATTGAAAATTGCACAACAGCGAATAGATGACAGAAAAAGCCAGAATTTGAACTAACAAGTTTGAAATAAATACTATTTTTGCAAGGCGAAAGAAATCTCTTTCGCCTTGCTAATTTTATAAGTTCTTTTACACCTATGTTAACCAGAAGACATATCCGAGTTAAAGTAATGCAATCCCTATATGCATTCACCCAAAGCGATAATCAAAATTTCAATACGGAGGAGAAGTTCCTTTTAAAAAGTATGGATGAAATGTATGATTTATTCCTGCTTATGTTAAAATTGATCACCGAGATCAAGGTATATTCAGAAGACTATCTGGATAAATCTCAAAGAAAATTTCTGGCTACTAAGGAAGAAATAGATCCCAACAGAAAATTTATTAATAATAAAGTTATCCAGATCCTGGAGAATAATATCAATTTTAAAGAAGAAATTGAGAATAGGAAGCTAAACCACTGGAGCAAAGATAGTGAGTATGTAGCTCTTCTTTGGGAGGAGATCATGAATAGCTCAGCTTTTGAAAGTTATATGGCTACCAGAGAGTCTAGCTTTAAAGAAGATAAGGATTTTGTGATCTTGCTTTTAAAAGAATTTATTGCTCCTAATGATAAGTTGTATGATTATATAGAAGATACAAAATTAACTTGGTTAGATGATCTTCCTTTAGTGAATACGGCGATCCTAAAATTCCTTAATAAACTTAAAGAAGGTGCTTTAGAAGAGACAAAACTACCTAAGTTGTTCAAGTCTCCTGAAGATAAGGAATTCGGGATTCAATTATTTAGAAAAGTTTATCTAAATGATGATGAATTAACCAATGAAATGGAAGGCAAGACTCCAAATTGGGACAAAGAGCGAATAGCAGAGATCGATACCGTTCTTATTAAGATGGCTATTTGTGAATTCTTACATTTTAATTCTATTCCTGTTAAAGTTACAATTAATGAATATTTGGAGGTTGCTAAAGAATATAGCACCCCTAAAAGCAGCATTTTTGTGAATGGAGTTTTAGATAAATTATCTAAAGAGTATCAGGAAGGAAAGAGATTAAATAAAATGGGTAGGGGATTGATGTAGTTTAGAATTTTTGTATTTTTAACGTTCAATTTAAATTAACTAATTATGAAGAAAGGTATCTTATTGATAGCAGCCTTTGGAGCAATGATTTTTACCTCCTGTAAAGATGATGCCTCTAGTAAGGTAAAAGCAGAAAATGTAGAGACAGCTGCAGAACGTGATGCAGAGCAGGTGTACTATCCTGAAATGAAATTCGAAGAAGAAGAATTTGACTTTGGAAATATCGCAAAGGGTACTAATGTAGAGCATGTCTTTAAATTTACCAACATAGGTAAAGCTCCGCTGGTAATTACAAATGCAACTAGTACATGTGGTTGTACTGTGCCTTCTTATCCTCACAACGAATCTATTGCTCCTGGAGAGCAAGGAGAAATGACCGTTCTATTTAATGGATCTGGTCAAGGTCAGGTAACAAAAACAGTAACCGTTTCTGCAAATACAGAAAAAGGTTCAGAACAATTAAGAATCAAAGCTTTCGTAGAATCTGATGGGACTAACCCAGAAGGATAAAAGCTTCTAAATAAATTTATGGAACAGATAACGCAGTTTGCCCCAATAATACTAATGTTTGTAGTGGTGTATTTTTTTATGATACGTCCACAAATGAAAAGAGCTAAACAGGAAAAAAACTTTGCAGCAGCTCTTAAAAAAGGAGATCGTGTAGTTACTAAAAGTGGTATGCATGGCAAAGTGATTGATTTTAGCGAAAAAAATAACACTATTATTATTGAAACCGGTGCAGGTAAAATTACTTTTGATCGTTCTTCAGTTTCTATGGAGATGAGCAAGAAGATGAATGAACCTGCTGTTATTGAAAAAAAATAAGAAAACTTTGCTCTTATTTTATATAATAAAAAGGCTGCCTGATAATTCAGTCAGCCTTTTTTATGCAAATTAACTAAGTAACCAAATCTAGTGCATTCCTGAGGTATCTACTTTCCCCGCACCTTTCTTTATCAATAATACAAACGGTACACAGACTAAGAATAGAAGCCCCAAGTAAAGAAAAATATCCATGTAAGAGAGCACTGTACTTTGTAAGGTTACAGAACCATCCAATACCTGATATGCTCTTGCTAAAGATTCATTAGCGCTAAAGCCTTTGCTCATAAACATTTGTTGAAGCCCGCTAATTCTTTGCTGAACACTAAATTTCATGGCGTCTATATTTGGAATAAGATCTACTCTATGTTGTTGAGAGAGTCTGGCAATCATAGTGGTGATAATAGCTATTCCAAAAGATCCTCCTAATTGTCTCATCATCCCTGTAAAAGCAGCACCTTCTCCAATATCTTTTCCTTTAAGTGTAGAAAGAGATAGGGTGGTAATTGGTACAAATAAAAGTCCCAAACCAACTCCTCTCACTACTAAAGGCCAGAACATTTGTTCTGAAGAAGTGTCTGGAGTAATTAAGGTAAACATCCAGAAGCTATACAAAAAGAAGATACTAAATCCTGCAGCTACTAAATATTTCTGCGACACCCCTCGCTCTATTAACTTACCAATTATAGGCATCATAATACCCGTAGTAATAGAACTTGGAATAAGTAATAATCCGGCATCTGTAGCGGTCCAACCTAAAATAGATTGCGTGTATATAGGAATAATAAAGGTAGAGCCATACAAACCAAAACCTAAGATAAAGGTCATGATGGTTCCAACTCTTAAATTACTATTCTTCAAAACTCTAAGATTCACGATAGGATGCTCGTAGGTAAGCTCCCTCCAGATAAAAAATATCAGTCCAAAAACGGAAACTACACTTAAGATCACTATTAATGGTTCTTGAAACCAATCATCTTGCTGCCCGTGTTCTAAAACAAATTGTAAAGAGCCAATAAATGAAGTTAAGAATACAATTCCCCACCAATCTACCTGACTTGCTTTTAATTTATCTCCGTACTTAGGGCTCTTCACATAGATTAAAGTTAAGAATGTAGCTATTATTCCTATTGGTATGTTGATATAAAAAATATACGGCCACGAAAAATGGTCTACAATATACCCTCCTAGTGGCGGCCCTAAGGTAGGGCCAACAATTACGCCCATTCCATAAATGGCTTGCGCCATTCCTCTTTTGGCAGCAGGATAACTTTCTGTTATAATGGTTTGTGCAGTCACTAATAAGGCTCCTCCACCCATACCTTGAATGAACCTAAAGGCTACTAGTTCCCAGATATTTGTTGCATTTCCACATAAAAATGAGGATACTGTAAATATCACTATAGAAGCTGCAAAGTAATTACGTCTACCAAATTGCTTGGAAAGCCAACTAGTCATAGGAATAATAATTACATTGGCAATGGCATAGGCAGTAATTACCCAGGCCACATCTGTAAGAGTAGCACCTAGACTTCCCCTCATATCGTTAAGGGCCACGTTTACTATTGTAGTATCTACAATTTCTAGAAGCGCACATAAAATGGCGGTTATGGTAATGATCACCCTTCTAAAACCGTATTCTACTAAACTATTTTCTTCCTCTTGCATAACTTATTTTACATGTACATCTACTAAAACATTCATTCCAGAACGAAGTTTTTTCATTTGCTCTGCATCATTTGTATCTGTAAAATCAATTTTAACAGGTAGTCTCTGTACAGTTTTCACAAAATTTCCCGTAGCATTATCTGGAGGTAAGAGAGAGAATTTTGCCCCAGTAGCAGGAGAAAATGCAGTAATAGTTCCTTCAAATTCCATATCTGGATAAGCATCTACTTCTATTCCTACTTTCTGGCCAATAGCCATTTTATCTAACTGAGTCTCTTTAAAGTTTGCTACAACCCATTTTTCTGAAATATTTACCAAATAGAATAAAGCTTGTCCTGGTTGAACAAACTGTCCTGGTTGAATGTCAACTTCTGAAAGCTGACCATCAATAGGAGACGTTACAATTGTATAATCTAGATTTAACTGAGCCGCATCTAACATTGCCTGTGCACTTTGAATATTAGCTTCAGCCACAGATACCTGTTTCTTAGATATCTCTGTTTGAGACATCGCAGCGTTACGCTGACTTGATGTTGCTTTAGACTGACTCTTTAAAATCTCTAATCTACTTTCTGCTTCTTGCTTGGCAGCTAACGCCTGCTCATATTGTTGCTCTGTTATAGAATGATTTTCAAAAAGATTTTTGTAACGATCAAAGTCATTAGTAGTTCTCCATAAATTGATCTTTGCAGTTTCAATATTTCCCTGTGCCGTATTTACCTGTGCGTTAGATGCTGCAGCATTTGCCTGATAAGACCCTATGCTTGCCTCAGAAACGCTAAACTGGCTTTCTGCTGCAGCCATAGATGCTCTTGCCTGCTGTAACTGCACCTTATAATCTCTATTATCTATAACAAACAAAGTATCTCCTTTTGATACCTTTTGATTATCTGTAACATATACCTTTTCTATATAACCGCCTACATGAGGAATTATCGGATTCATATTTGCAGCTATCTGCGCATCATCTGTCTCTTCGTGAGATAATGAGTGAATAAATTTATAACCTCCATAAACAACTCCAACGGTTACTAATACAGCGATTATAATTATAAATTTCTTGTTTGATTTTTTCTTCTCTTCCATTTTAGTAAAATGATTATTAGTTGTTGAATTGATTTGTTAGTGTTCCCTGAGCGGTTAATAGCTCGTAATATTTTTGAGTGATATCTGCATTGGCGTAAGCTAAATTCATTTTAGCTTGTAATTGATCTATATCTGCTTCTAAAAGATCATTAGTATCTACTAATCCATTATCATATTTATCTTTAAGAATTCTGTAGTTTTCTATTGCCTGCTCTTCAGACTTTGTATATACCTCGTATTTCCTTAGAGAAAGTTTGTAATCTTGTTTGGCATTTTCTATTTGCAACTTCACTTTATCAGATACCATGTCTATAGTGTATTGAAGTTCTTCGGCTTTGCTTTGAGCTACTTTTACATCACTTTCATTTTTAAAAATATCAGCTAGATTATAAGACAAGCCAACGCCAACATTAATTGCATTGTTTACAGTAAGTGCGTTATGAAGATCCAGATTGGTATATCCACCTACCAACGCAATGCTAGGATAATACTTGCTTTTTGCCATTTTGATCTGGTTTTCTGCAGCTTTTTCTTGATACGTCAGCGCTTCCAGATCACTTCTGGAAACCATCCCTTTTAAATTAGAAGGAATAACATTTCCGAAATTAGTATCTTGAGTATTGATTTTAGTTGCTTCCGGCAACTTCAACATGACATTTAATTTGTAATTAAGAATATTGCTGTTTTTTTTAGCTTCTTCTAAACTTAGCTGAATGTTAGATTCTTGTAGCTGTGCCTTTAATAAATCATTTCTGGCTAACAGACCATTCTCTTCCATAGCAGTAAAATCTTTTACACGTAGATTGGCACTGTTTAGATTCTCCTCTATAATTTCAATTGCCTTTTGCGCTTTATATAAATTGATATAATCTATTATGGTATATAGCGCTATTTGCTCCTTATCGTTCTGTGCATTAAGAGAAGCAGCCTTTAAATTATTTTCGCTTGCTTTTACCGCATTCTTTAGTTTGAAACCTGAAAATAGAGGCAGCGACATATTGGCCTGTGCCAATAATAATTGATTCACATCTGGAGTTGGGGTAGGCTCTGAAGCAGAACCTTCTGAAGTAGTTGCAGCAGGAAAATCTATTTCTGCTCCGGTTAAATACTGATATTGTCCGGAGATCTTAAGATCTGGATACTGAAGATTTTTTGTTACCTGAAGCTCACTCTCTGCCGTATTTACTCGGGAATTCGAAATTTTTGCTTCATCGCTATTGGTGAGGGCTAAATTTACTGCCTGCTCTAAAGATAGGGATTTACCTTCCTGCGCACTTGCAGAAGCAATTCCTAAACATAGAATTGCAGAAAGGAAAAAATGTTTAATTTTCATAAGTCAATAATGCTTTTATGGTTTTCTGAATATGTTGGGTTAGGGTAGTGTGTACATAGTTATCTAAAGATGCTTCATCTGTAATGTTATGTAGCACTTCAAAGAATCTGAGGTTATAATAGAAATTAAAATAAGTACCTAAAATTGTGGGTACAGTAAGCGGTATATTTAGATCTTTAGAAAAAACACCTTCTTTTTGTCCCTTAATTACAAATTCCTCAATGACCTTATAATTAGACAATTTCTGATTGATGTAATTTTTGAAATCTATTTTTCGGGTGTCATTTGAGTATTCAAAATGAATGATCTTGTACATTCTTCTGTTGTGATGAACTCTTCTTATAATAAGTGCTACCACTTCATCTACCTTTTCCAACGTTGAATTCTCTATAGAAAGAACAGTATCTAATTCCATTCTAAAATCTGCAGATCTATATATGAGCATAGCCTCTAAGAGTCGCTCTTTAGAACCAAAGTAATAGGAGATCATTGCCACATTTACCCCTGCTTCCTTGGCTATTTGCCTCACCGAAGTACCTGCAAAACCATTCTCTGCAAATAGTTTCTCTGCTTCAGTTATAATTTGAATCTGCTTATCGTTTAATTCCATAGAATCTAAATTTCGAGCACAAAGTTAAACAATTGTTTAAATTAAACGTTTGTTTAAATTAGTCTTTTTTATGATTTAACACTAAAAGGTTTTCGGAGGATAGTAAAGCACTGTGCTATAAATGACCTGATCGCATATTCGCTGGTAAATATTAACAATCATTTAGAAGCCTTTCCCTTTAATCTTTGTGTAATTGTTCTATTTTAAGCCTCGATCACAAATAATTATAATGTCAGAAGAAAAAGACCAAACTCATTGTGTAGATGCACCCTATAAGATCTCCTTTTCTGGGTGGAAAAAAATAATCATAGAAGTTAAGAATGAGATTGCTGCAGATAGTGTAGGAATTGTTTCTGCGGGTGTTGCGTTCTATGCATTTTTGGCCATTTTCCCAGCGATTATGGCTTTAATATCTATTTATGGATTAGCAACAGATCCTCAACAAATAGAGCAGGAGTTATCCAAACTGGCGGCTATGATGCCGAAGCAGGCTTTTTCTTTACTAAAGGATAGAGTAGAAATATTTCTCTCTACCCCAGGAACCACTTTAGGATGGGGTACCGCAATTGGTATTTTATTTAGTATTTGGAGTTCTAATAAAGGAACAAAATCTTTGTTCGAAGGTATAGATATAGCATATGATACTGTAGAAAGTAGAGGCTTCTTTAAGCAAATTTTAATGGCTATAATCTTTACCATATTTGGAACCATTCTCTTATTAATAAGTTTAGCTTTTATAGTGGTATTTCCTACTGTAATGCATAGGCTAGGACTGCCCGAGGGTACAGAAAATATAATAGCATTCTTAAGGTGGATTGTTTTGGCAGTAATAGTAACACTATTTCTGTGCCTGATCTATCAATATGCCCCAGCAAGAAAAAAACCAGAGCTTAAATGGGTGGTAACAGGAGCTATATTTTCTACTGTAGTCTGGTTACTTGCTTCTTGGGGATTTTCATTTTATGTGAGCAACTATGGAAATTATGGGGAAGTATATGGATCTATTTCTGCAGTGGTAATTCTAATGTTATGGTTATATATCACTTGTTATATCATCTTACTGGGAGCAGAAATCAATTCTGAAATAGATGATTATGTTCACCCAGATTCTATTGCAGATTATAAAGTTGAAAAAAAGAACTAATTGAGCTTAAAATATATTCAATAAGGAAAAGCCACCTCAAAAGGTGGCTTTTTATGCTTTAATCTTTTACCTGAAAAACTATGGGTAATGAGTATGAGACCGAGACTGGCTTACCTCGTTGCTTTCCCGGCTCAAAATGTGGCAGGGATCTTATAACTCTAATTGCCTCTGCTTGTAATTTTGGATGCTGTGCTCTAGACTGAATGTCTACCACATTTCCATTTTTATCTATATTGAACATTACGTAAACTTTATTGATTCCAGATAGTCCTAGATTATTACCAATATCTCTGTTGAAATTTGCATTTACATAATCAGATATTTTTTCACTCATACATGTTTTACGCTTTTCATTATTTGAATAGCGCTCACACCCAGGGAAAATAGGGACATCTTCTATAACTTTAAAAGAGTAGTGCTCTATTTCCTCTTTCGGTTTTATTTCAATAATATCAACAACATCAACTATACTTGGTGATTCTACTGTTTGCTGAATATTATTCGTAGGTACTTCTTCACTATCATCAATGATGGCTAAAATATCATCAGATTTAATTGCCTTTGGAATTGGGGGTACTGCGCGATCTACAAATACCGTTATTGGAATTTCTTCTTCTATCAACTTATCCATTACTATCTCTTTGGAAGCTTTTTCAATAGGATAATAGCTCTTCCATTCTACTAAAAAATAACATAATAGGAGAACAACGATTAGCCCTATTTGTAAGAAAAATACAGATCTTTTTCTAAGATCTGCCGTAGCGTTTTTTTTAAATTCCATAGGTTATAAGTTTATAAGTTAATATTTTTTATTATTACCAATAAACATGCCTAAGAGTTATAGTTTTTATTATCTATTATGTGTTTTCTTCAGAGATAATTTTATTTAAAAAAAATTTTATGAATGAATTAGTATTTTATTTCATTTGCTATTCTTAGTTGAGAAAACAATTAAAAGCTATTTATTAAAATGATATCAAAAAAAACGCAACCATATTAAATATGATTGCGTTGTATTCTAAT is from Gillisia sp. Hel1_33_143 and encodes:
- a CDS encoding TolC family protein, yielding MKIKHFFLSAILCLGIASASAQEGKSLSLEQAVNLALTNSDEAKISNSRVNTAESELQVTKNLQYPDLKISGQYQYLTGAEIDFPAATTSEGSASEPTPTPDVNQLLLAQANMSLPLFSGFKLKNAVKASENNLKAASLNAQNDKEQIALYTIIDYINLYKAQKAIEIIEENLNSANLRVKDFTAMEENGLLARNDLLKAQLQESNIQLSLEEAKKNSNILNYKLNVMLKLPEATKINTQDTNFGNVIPSNLKGMVSRSDLEALTYQEKAAENQIKMAKSKYYPSIALVGGYTNLDLHNALTVNNAINVGVGLSYNLADIFKNESDVKVAQSKAEELQYTIDMVSDKVKLQIENAKQDYKLSLRKYEVYTKSEEQAIENYRILKDKYDNGLVDTNDLLEADIDQLQAKMNLAYANADITQKYYELLTAQGTLTNQFNN
- a CDS encoding TetR/AcrR family transcriptional regulator — its product is MELNDKQIQIITEAEKLFAENGFAGTSVRQIAKEAGVNVAMISYYFGSKERLLEAMLIYRSADFRMELDTVLSIENSTLEKVDEVVALIIRRVHHNRRMYKIIHFEYSNDTRKIDFKNYINQKLSNYKVIEEFVIKGQKEGVFSKDLNIPLTVPTILGTYFNFYYNLRFFEVLHNITDEASLDNYVHTTLTQHIQKTIKALLTYEN
- a CDS encoding YihY/virulence factor BrkB family protein, which encodes MSEEKDQTHCVDAPYKISFSGWKKIIIEVKNEIAADSVGIVSAGVAFYAFLAIFPAIMALISIYGLATDPQQIEQELSKLAAMMPKQAFSLLKDRVEIFLSTPGTTLGWGTAIGILFSIWSSNKGTKSLFEGIDIAYDTVESRGFFKQILMAIIFTIFGTILLLISLAFIVVFPTVMHRLGLPEGTENIIAFLRWIVLAVIVTLFLCLIYQYAPARKKPELKWVVTGAIFSTVVWLLASWGFSFYVSNYGNYGEVYGSISAVVILMLWLYITCYIILLGAEINSEIDDYVHPDSIADYKVEKKN
- a CDS encoding DHA2 family efflux MFS transporter permease subunit, which produces MQEEENSLVEYGFRRVIITITAILCALLEIVDTTIVNVALNDMRGSLGATLTDVAWVITAYAIANVIIIPMTSWLSKQFGRRNYFAASIVIFTVSSFLCGNATNIWELVAFRFIQGMGGGALLVTAQTIITESYPAAKRGMAQAIYGMGVIVGPTLGPPLGGYIVDHFSWPYIFYINIPIGIIATFLTLIYVKSPKYGDKLKASQVDWWGIVFLTSFIGSLQFVLEHGQQDDWFQEPLIVILSVVSVFGLIFFIWRELTYEHPIVNLRVLKNSNLRVGTIMTFILGFGLYGSTFIIPIYTQSILGWTATDAGLLLIPSSITTGIMMPIIGKLIERGVSQKYLVAAGFSIFFLYSFWMFTLITPDTSSEQMFWPLVVRGVGLGLLFVPITTLSLSTLKGKDIGEGAAFTGMMRQLGGSFGIAIITTMIARLSQQHRVDLIPNIDAMKFSVQQRISGLQQMFMSKGFSANESLARAYQVLDGSVTLQSTVLSYMDIFLYLGLLFLVCVPFVLLIKKGAGKVDTSGMH
- a CDS encoding energy transducer TonB; its protein translation is MEFKKNATADLRKRSVFFLQIGLIVVLLLCYFLVEWKSYYPIEKASKEIVMDKLIEEEIPITVFVDRAVPPIPKAIKSDDILAIIDDSEEVPTNNIQQTVESPSIVDVVDIIEIKPKEEIEHYSFKVIEDVPIFPGCERYSNNEKRKTCMSEKISDYVNANFNRDIGNNLGLSGINKVYVMFNIDKNGNVVDIQSRAQHPKLQAEAIRVIRSLPHFEPGKQRGKPVSVSYSLPIVFQVKD
- a CDS encoding HlyD family secretion protein translates to MEEKKKSNKKFIIIIAVLVTVGVVYGGYKFIHSLSHEETDDAQIAANMNPIIPHVGGYIEKVYVTDNQKVSKGDTLFVIDNRDYKVQLQQARASMAAAESQFSVSEASIGSYQANAAASNAQVNTAQGNIETAKINLWRTTNDFDRYKNLFENHSITEQQYEQALAAKQEAESRLEILKSQSKATSSQRNAAMSQTEISKKQVSVAEANIQSAQAMLDAAQLNLDYTIVTSPIDGQLSEVDIQPGQFVQPGQALFYLVNISEKWVVANFKETQLDKMAIGQKVGIEVDAYPDMEFEGTITAFSPATGAKFSLLPPDNATGNFVKTVQRLPVKIDFTDTNDAEQMKKLRSGMNVLVDVHVK